GCTTGTGCGGACAAAATATTTACGAGATCTTCGAGAAAAACAGGCGAATCGACGCCTCGAGATACGACGTCTATGCGTTCGATGTCGAAGCTCGACTGATTCTCAAGGGTCGGCTCTAAGCCTCTCCCCGCACAGCGCGTATCTTTTCGAAAACGCGCACGAACTCGTCCGTCCACCGACAAAGATCAAGAGACCGAGCGCGGCCCGCGTCAAGTGTAAACAAACCCCCCCGTGCGGCGGTTACGATTCAACGCCTATATATCGAAACTCTCATAACAAAACGAGACCTATGTTTTATACACGTGATTGTCGTTCTTCACACAAAGCATGCGTTGGACCGAAATGTGTTTTCGACTACGTCGAACGTTATGAACTATAGAAAGACGTATAACGCCAAAGAAAGTGTATAATACGATATTAAGAATCGTGAACCGTTTGTACACTTATATTTTTGTAGATGATGATCGTTTTCCACCGATGGCGAACTGGGGGGTGACGAGTTTGGAGACGATGGCTGGCTAGTCGAAGAGTGTCACGATTTCTTGAATACGATGCACGTTTgcacctttttcttcttgtcctCTATGTGGGCGTGGGTTCGtatcccgcttctgacaccatTTTTTATAGTCGAAGTTCctttattttcaaagttgCCTCGTGattctgtatatttgatttttttttgattttttcttttgaaggATAAAGGTTGAAGGTTTTGGTTTCGAAATAAAGTACACTCGCGATTTGAGCCATCGGATTTTTGTCGTTTGTTGGCTCTTGTGGGAAAAGCcttgcggcataaaaacccacgaCGTTTTATGTTGTTTACGTTTTTTCCTTTGTCAAGAAGCCAGTTTGGTCCGTGCCATTGCAATCCTCGGTTTgcgtttgattttttgatcGGAGAATCGAGGATCGTATGGCTGTTCACCCGCGTTCGGAGAATCTGGAACCATACGACCGTTCACCCGATCGCTTCGATTATCGAATTATCTCCCTTCTTTTGGGAAGTCGTATGTGAGAGAGCACAGGACTCTCTCGCCTTGGTGTCGTTACGCGACGGACGACCGCGTCTTACTGACTATTTTTACGTGTATTGCACGCTCGCCTCCTCGCTCATTGGAGATTTGGCATCCCTGTTGACGCGAGTTGGTCGAACGCGCTaacaaccgaaaatcgtcaTGGCCCCGGACGCAAAAGACTCGTAGGCACTGaacaccatcttcatcgccttgtcttctgcttgaaactcctcctttctccattgtcatcgtaaatcctggctgtccttttgactgtttggtgatatatttagatttactattacttgattgttacttttcatacttattactcactatctgaattttattttggttctacaagacatcaaagtgtccactgtctccgtcgccggtgaagagtggcgagaattgtgtttcattttgtgatccgatccggtgtggatgaatttgttcttcgcgatacacgattaaacatatcttaaaaatgtccgcagctgcagctaattctgcttctcgcccgtatattccatttttattcatatgtgatttgtaatcaccaggtgacctaatcacagcaccgtttgactcattacctgtagtaaaacccgcaaatgtagaccaattatccactatatttgaaacgatactcagtctcacctctgcgtgtcgatcttgagtgccgtatacacaatacgccaacgcgcgaaaaagacaatccccgtcgggaatcatcttgataattttcgtttgcatgttcattttttgcgcgtcagaaacagatacctataaagatatttgtcaaagactgtcataaacagtcgatgacagctgtcaaagggtttgctagaagctttttgttttgttttcgggatctcaccccaccgccaacttcatgcgtatactactGTTCCtataatcttttttatactattgttattatagtctttttttactattgttattataatctttttctacctgttcatttgtttgaaacttttttattagatagagagataaaACTCGTGACTCCCAAGTACagataatttatttgtacCATTACTGAACCGAAATAACCTCTGCAAGACTTCGCACGCGCGAATTCTGTAACAAGGTTGTCAAATTGGGTATTCTTTATAATTTCTGATTCGATACACAAGATGGCAAGAGCATTAAGACGCTCTTGTGATATAGTCGATCTTAAATAGTTTTTAACTTGGCGTAATACCGAAAATCAGCGCTCAGCCGAACAGTTAGTTGCTGGCATACTCAATAATATTCGAAGAGCAATGTTGACGTTTGGATATACTGGACCCAAGTTTCTCTCGAGCAGCATTGTGCACAATTAACTTGctgaaattgattgaatttttaaggTTTTCAAATGTGCACCAAGATGTTGacattcaatttcaatcgacTCTTCTAAATCTCCGGAATAGAGGTATTACAGATCACGTGTTCTCGATCTGATTTCATTGTGGTCCATCTCTCCAAgtcgtgtaaaaaaattgaatttttttcacaacgtCACGTACGATTTTGAGCGAGAAGTTAACTCACTGATAAGTTTATCTATTATAAAGTAGAAGGTGTTGACCTTGAGATTCTCTCTGCCggaaaaatattctcattcTCGCAATTTTCTTGAAACCTCGTTGCACACCTACGCGGTCGCGACGTATCTTGTACATACTCGTTGATACCAGACTTCTCTTGAGCTTTGCGTTCGTAGACATCGAATTGATCTCGAAACCCTTTTATAAACTCGATGAGAGAGTTGTATAACTCTACGACAATGGGTAACTCGATATCCATTGGGATCCAACATAGGGAGACATGACATCTGGTGGTCGAAAGCGGAAACAGAAAAAGGAGGAATAGTAGTTAGTCAGTTCACGTGTTTTTATGTGGATTTTTATCGATTGCAAAACATTGCAATTGCAATAATGCACCCCGCAAAATATTCGTCACGTGCACCAccagggaaaaaaaattttcactgtgTTGTACAAGGGTGTGaaagttcatcaaaaaaaaacatagacTTAAGTTTTCACGCCTTTCCAAAAATTGGTGCGCGCTCTGTCTATGTCAAAAATCATTTCGACACTGTTGAAACGATTGACCGTTTTAAAGCATGGACAAAGGCTTTAAAAATTAAGACAGTGACGGGTCAAATGAGAGTGTGTGCATTACACTTTACAAAGGAGGATTATTTATTGCCTGGTAAGTAAGAAATCTTAGCATAACATAACCTAGAAATTATGAAACTTCAGTGACTGACTTTTTCATGACGCAATTAATTCTTACAGATGTTGCAGCAAAAAAGcgttttttaaagaaaaacgCTATCCCTTCTATTAATTTGCCATCTAGCAGCGGTCTCATGCAAtctgcgaaaaaaaaaaaaattgatcgtcaACGATTTGAGAGACGTTTAAGACGAAATAACGTCGAGAGGCTCGATGCAATTGCACCTCAAGAAGAGACCATTCGACTCGAGAAGTGCGAATCCAGTTTTCACGAAGAGATGGGAGAAGAATTCAAGGTGACAAAGAGTGATGTCTCAGCGCAGCGGTTACCGGCGCTATCCTTTGATGATTCGCTACATCGGTCGCTTGGATACTCAATTGACAatgatatttcaattaatgATGTCTTAACGCATTGTAACAAGTCAATTACTCCTGAGTTGACTAAAGATATCGGAGTTCAAGTAAAAACGAGCGATATCATGCctaattttttggatttgttCCCCAATGACAGTGCTTTGAGCACTGCCACAGGAATAGAATAATATGCGATTTTAGACTGTATTGTTAATCTTGTCGGCATAACGTTACAAAAACATCCAGATCAATATAATTCAAGAATGAGTTTAAGAAACAAAGTGGTCATGACGTATGtaaagttgaaacaaaatataacATACAGCTTTTTGGCCGGCTTGTTTCAATATTACACAGCACAGCACTGTCAAAGAGTCTTCCTAGAAATGATCCAATTGTTGAGTGAGAGCTTAAAAGTAGCAATAGAGTGGCCTTCAAAAGAcgaaatatcgcgaaatttgccACAATGTTTTGAGGGATTTGAAAATACTCGAGCAGTTATCGACtgtactgaaatttttattcaaagacCGTCAAAGCTCTGCTGTCAAGTGATTTGTTATTCTCATTACAAAAAGTCTGAGACATTTAAAGTTATGACTGCAGTTACACCCGCAGGAAATATTTCGTACATCTCAAACCCTTATGGCGGCAGAGTCTCTGACACCGATATTTTTGAGCAATGCGATTTAAAAGACTTGTTGGAGCCGGGGGATGGCGTTATGGTTGATCGTGGttttttaattgataaaaTGTGTGCCGAACGTGGTTGGAAGCTGATTAGACCACcgtttttaaagaaaaaaaaacaattttctaaaTCTGAATCTTTACTGACATGCAATATTGCGAAAGCTAGAGTTCATGTTGAAAGATCGAATCAGAgaataaaaacttttagtATTTTAGGAGATACAATGCCTGTCAGTCTCCTCCCATTTGCTAGAGAAATATTTACAACCATATCCCGTGCAGAAATTTAATTCCGGTGCTGCCTAGCACCTGGCTAGTTTTCCATGAATCTGGCTTGGCAATGGCTAGGTCAGCTGGGCTGAGCCAGTCCTGGCGTGTAACACATTTCTACGCAGTGCCTAGCCAGAAGGTCTGACTAGGGTCTAACCAGTAAAGTTAATAGGGTCTAGCCAGAATCCTTGCAAGTAGCTATTCATATAATTATCGGAAAAAAGGATAAAGGATAAATTCTAGAATGAATATTTCGCAACGTATGAAAGTTctattcatttatattattatattattattttcttcaatacaTCATATCAGTCAGCAGTAAAGtacgtaggatttttttttttaaacatgtaagtgaaaaatatgttagtagtgaatttcttttttttttaatacatcactaaatagaaaatacgtaagtaacacatattttttttatttttcaaacccaTCAGTGAGTAGAAAAGTACGTAAataatgactttttttttaatactttttttttaatcagtaAGCACAAAAGTACACAACTATTTTGGGAAGTTTTCGAATACGTTACTAAGAAGATTTGTCTGTGGATTTACGAGACAACGATTCCATGCTGGTGCCGCTGCAATGTACATTGACACAAACTGATTGGACTGCAGCGATTGTAGTACTCTTTGCAGCTTTTTTCTTTAGTCGAGATTTACGATGCCCATCCCAATCGACGGCATTACTCAGGCAGTTACCGAGTTCTCGATAAACACTCTTTTCAGTTACATGTGTCATTGATCCCTGCGCTCCCTCTTTGTATTTCAACAAAAGCACATCTGGAAGAAAAGACTTTAGttaaaaaaactaaacaaccctgctttctttttcttctaaaaGAGCAAATCGTGGTGGAAAGTCTATTAGTTTGTAAAGTTGGTgtcatcaatttcaaaattgcttTAAGTCTTCACGATGATAGGTCTTACCTAGACTGAATCCAACTATACCTACAAGGCGAAGTCTGACATACCCTGAATTGTACTGTAATTTACTTCAAAAACGAAAAGCAGGCAGTtgtcttttctctttttaaaatGGGAAAAACCTTTTGGCATACCTATACGGATTCTTCGAAGATGAGTGAACAAAAATCTATCAGGTATGATTTAACGATTGAGGTTAACGATAATTGTGTTACCCAGCAATATTCCACAAAGTTGTGTCTCTTTGAAAATGCGTTTATCCATGCCAGCCTTCACTGCGTTGAAATTCAAGGCCACATcccgtgaaatattttttttcaataatgccgTCACATTTTTTGGTAAGGTTGCATTGTGGTCGAAAACGAAATGCAATGTACTAGTCTATAGAGAGATTGAAGCAATGAGTGAGATATTGTATAAGTGACAATACAAATTCagtatccaaatttttttactcacgaattctttacgaaattttttgtcaGCTTTTAATTTCTCGTCGAATGCGTCAAAGTCCTTCAAAGTCGTTACAGGCAGGTTCAGATCATATTGTGTCGTAAAACTTTGGACATTTGCCCCATGAGCATCCATCGCTAAGGCCGATTTTTCAACGATGGCCTTGAGTTTGTCGATGGCTTTGGTTAGCATTTGAACATCGTATCTCAGTCCGCTAAGGATATCACAATCTCTCTGATTCAGTTCAGAGCTATTTTCTTTAGGCACATTTTTTGTGGATTTTGACACTTCACGTGATGATCTTTTGCTCagttttcgttcaatttctagaacaaaattttgatgtaaaaaaattaattataatgatGTATTATTCGACGAGGTTCTTGGTGTTTCtagaaattattcatatcAAATTAGGTTccagaaatgtcgaaaaacgGCAATTGAATTAAACAATTTAAATAGTTTTTGTACACACCTTGAACGTGGTTTTTGCCGGTAGAGGAAGCATGTTcttgttttgatttttgcttcgGTTTTTTTCTGGGTTTGATCACATTGCTGTTTTCATCAGCTGttgactcattgtcagtttctgtcatatttttaagttttgtattttttttcttggccTTGATGCTGTTAATACAAGGAATTGGGTCAGATGTTTCAAAGGATGCTGTAACAATATATCCGCACTTCTGATTTTGCACaagagtgaaaattttgagGGCCCTATCGAAGAAGCGAAAATTGCGCCGCCATTTTGGTCACCCAAGTGTctaatttatatatgtataatatatatattgtatatattatatttacagtCTACATTTGATGCATAATCGTCATTCCTGGAGGTGTTAATGGGTTGCACTTGCATCAACTTTTCAGCAATTGCTTTATCGCCTTTGACTTTGATTCTCTGATATGCTTTTTTAGCTgcctctgattttttttctggtaACGTTCCATCCTCTGTGTATACAAATTTCTTGTCTGCTAATACTTTGAGACGTTTCATTGCATCATCATAAGTTgctagaagaagaaaaaatataacagaaatttttaaccttCCATTATTTACAAGAAATGTTGCTCTCAGCTGAACTTTTTGATGCTATACAAATTATTTggcagtgaaaaataaattttgataattttaactTTTTATTGCTCGTCTTCACATGTACACGATTCAAAATTGATGTGTTAAAAAGCTCAATGTATATTTGATCGGTATACGTCTAGATCTGAGATCAGA
The Neodiprion lecontei isolate iyNeoLeco1 chromosome 3, iyNeoLeco1.1, whole genome shotgun sequence DNA segment above includes these coding regions:
- the LOC124293711 gene encoding uncharacterized protein LOC124293711 isoform X2; the protein is MGDDKEAEEAIKAFQLVEFDPPNRKQKRGTIECVPSTWISYNPSTGRCQCKFMPPPYSVEDSELLCWLVKEQSPLQESWPVYPITLKGHATTYDDAMKRLKVLADKKFVYTEDGTLPEKKSEAAKKAYQRIKVKGDKAIAEKLMQVQPINTSRNDDYASNVDSSFETSDPIPCINSIKAKKKNTKLKNMTETDNESTADENSNVIKPRKKPKQKSKQEHASSTGKNHVQEIERKLSKRSSREVSKSTKNVPKENSSELNQRDCDILSGLRYDVQMLTKAIDKLKAIVEKSALAMDAHGANVQSFTTQYDLNLPVTTLKDFDAFDEKLKADKKFRKEFMCFC
- the LOC124293711 gene encoding uncharacterized protein LOC124293711 isoform X1, giving the protein MGDDKEAEEAIKAFQLVEFDPPNRKQKRGTIECVPSTWISYNPSTGRCQCKFMPPPYSVEDSELLCWLVKEQSPLQESWPVYPITLKGHATTYDDAMKRLKVLADKKFVYTEDGTLPEKKSEAAKKAYQRIKVKGDKAIAEKLMQVQPINTSRNDDYASNVDSSFETSDPIPCINSIKAKKKNTKLKNMTETDNESTADENSNVIKPRKKPKQKSKQEHASSTGKNHVQEIERKLSKRSSREVSKSTKNVPKENSSELNQRDCDILSGLRYDVQMLTKAIDKLKAIVEKSALAMDAHGANVQSFTTQYDLNLPVTTLKDFDAFDEKLKADKKFRKEFTSTLHFVFDHNATLPKNVTALLKKNISRDVALNFNAVKAGMDKRIFKETQLCGILLDVLLLKYKEGAQGSMTHVTEKSVYRELGNCLSNAVDWDGHRKSRLKKKAAKSTTIAAVQSVCVNVHCSGTSMESLSRKSTDKSS